Proteins found in one Lagopus muta isolate bLagMut1 chromosome 18, bLagMut1 primary, whole genome shotgun sequence genomic segment:
- the LOC125702356 gene encoding proline-rich protein 2-like produces the protein MPQVVGQLPPAGKPPGAGKRPRGRKAPAVGKRPRGGKPPTVGQLPPQGVPPIVVQLTPEGLLTVLGHLPPGEQQLPLLLLLPGGMKPGMPPPNAPAHCWDHPPVAGTMQPQQPMGQQPGAVLRGQPPQPAGSCPLQAASQPGPSTVLQGPPVQQRVRLVPGTLPTILEQPEEPEDQGPPAPIGVCPHPNAAPLSCSIAALESAAATTSSDIPEDITDIGDLLAWMNSEVAPKEVPDNIPGMDEDAAECPAPACTPSGHQQSAGSIRATKRKLPRSQDAPEQKRSR, from the exons ATGCCCCAAGTCGTGGGTCAGCTCCCACCTGCGGGGAAGCCCCCAGGTGCGGGTAAGCGACCACGTGGGAGGAAGGCCCCAGCTGTGGGCAAGCGGCCACGTGGGGGGAAGCCCCCAACCGTGGGTCAGCTCCCACCTCAGGGGGTGCCTCCCATTGTGGTTCAGCTCACTCCTGAGGGGCTGCTCACTGTTTTGGGACATCTCCCACCTGGGGAGCAACAGTTACCCCTGCTCTTGCTCCTACCCGGGGGCATGAAGCCGGGTATGCCTCCCCCCAATGCCCCTGCCCACTGCTGGGATCACCCCCCGGTGGCAGGGAccatgcagccccagcagccaaTGGGGCAGCAGCCCGGGGCTGTGTTGCGTGGGCAGCCCCCGCAGCCCGCAGGCAGCTGCCcgctgcaggctgccagccagCCCGGCCCCTCCACCGTCCTCCAAGGACCTCCGGTGCAGCAGCGGGTGCGCCTCGTGCCCGGCACCCTGCCCACCATCTTAGAGCAGCCCGAGGAGCCGGAGGACCAGGGGCCACCAGCACCCATCGGCGTGTGCCCCCATCCCAACGCGGCTCCGCTCAGCTGCAGCATCGCAGCGCTGGAATCAGCTG CAGCGACAACTAGCTCCGACATCCCGGAGGACATCACCGACATCGGTGACCTCCTGGCTTGGATGAACAGCG aaGTGGCACCCAAAGAGGTCCCGGACAACATCCCGGGCATGGATGAGGACGCGGCCGAGtgcccagcccctgcctgcaCCCCCAGCGGGCACCAGCAGAGCGCTGGCAGCATCCGAGCCACCAAGAGGAAGCTGCCGCGGAGCCAAGATGCTCCAGAACAAAAGCGCTCGCGCTAG